In a single window of the Papaver somniferum cultivar HN1 chromosome 8, ASM357369v1, whole genome shotgun sequence genome:
- the LOC113301298 gene encoding uncharacterized protein LOC113301298 isoform X1, giving the protein MGRDFNSPELRRFSVDSSTSTSSTESSFRELDDVFLQTQTRIWLGEVLHTRLNEEVLIADLLADGKLLFQVSCVIGKMLLTKCKDLKNSKAYMSEKAESGKRSRRYMPYSNVDSFLKICNMLGLTGIDLFSPSDVVEKKGSRRVCMCIRSLSKKARLRGLNVPDFDVVTYTIAMPTDMVKGIRRSLEKAQYRILTSADSDSGLDTRPKYCQKNWVADCVKQHDSYSEESDDAESNYNAFGSDSPVSSVSTHSTPVVEAQGEVERESGACQSMSISVMNGSHHEQHPESNYPPRAETLRDYTSERDYLGFESGNAGFVSHEGGNTLPFNLQRHTNSLGSNSVDRDSTCELIRSFSEEIEDFEVSSTYSGNSISGTVGTIDYEDPFEAEDDSFNRDIPQLQMVDSGLMDACSVSDYEPLEMIDYEDVGSACKPLAGAETGPDFGETQNSIVPDEKSFSVPISDIAGIIYNRNDQADLHGGNDGYFPQMHEPSSLAAQDIDKLKSSKWDIGVLTSPVSPCCLEGSDADPDNCDGTGTPNILYVDKLVVHHNHDVPLGASALSPENDLYEAPATSVHKDNNDQHLVDEKNFLVGQKAATSQDKDVVYTTDTIGKEDIDNLKIEKHGEQPKSKQRKAMVLKSVAGGVTLLGVFLLFQLRRKDGKEKIKETLVPSVQINKPGPGEASSSRQNKQHGNRLDRVYPGGNFEF; this is encoded by the exons ATGGGTAGAGATTTTAATTCACCTGAGCTTCGTAGATTCTCAGTTGACTCTTCTACTTCTACTTCTTCAACTGAATCAAGTTTTCGTGAACTGGACGATGTCTTCTTGCAG ACTCAAACAAGAATATGGCTCGGGGAAGTACTGCATACTAGATTGAATGAGGAGGTGCTTATTGCTGATTTACTTGCCGATGGAAAATTGCT GTTTCAAGTTTCCTGTGTAATTGGGAAAATGCTTTTGACCAAGTGTAAGGATCTAAAAAATTCAAAAGCTTATATGTCTGAAAAGGCTGAATCTGGAAAGAGAAGTAGGAGATACATGCCTTATTCTAATGTCGACTCGTTTTTGAAG ATCTGCAATATGTTAGGATTGACAGGGATCGATCTATTTTCCCCATCAGACGTCGTCGAGAAGAAAGGTAGTCGAAGAGTTTGCATGTGCATTCGTTCCCTTTCAAAGAAAGCCAGGTTGAGAGGCTTAAAT GTTCCAGATTTTGATGTTGTCACCTATACAATAGCCATGCCAACGGATATGGTGAAAGGCATCCGCAGAAGCTTGGAGAAAGCACAATATAGAATTTTGACCTCTGCTGATTCAGATTCAGGCTTGGATACAAGACCAAAGTACTGTCAG AAAAACTGGGTTGCCGACTGTGTCAAACAGCATGATTCATATTCGGAAGAGTCTGATGATGCAGAAAGTAATTATAATGCATTTGGGTCTGATAGCCCTGTTTCAAGTGTTTCGACGCACAGTACACCTGTGGTGGAAGCTCAGGGTGAAGTGGAACGTGAAAGTGGTGCATGTCAGTCAATGAGCATTTCTGTGATGAACGGCTCACATCATGAGCAGCACCCAGAAAGTAATTACCCGCCAAGAGCAGAAACTTTGAGAGATTATACATCGGAAAGAGATTATCTTGGTTTTGAATCGGGTAATGCAGGTTTTGTTAGTCATGAGGGTGGAAACACGTTGCCGTTTAATTTACAGCGGCATACaaattctctcggctctaactcaGTAGATAGGGATTCAACATGCGAGCTTATAAGAAGTTTTTCCGAGGAAATAGAAGATTTTGAAGTATCTTCTACCTACAGTGGGAACTCTATCTCTGGTACAGTGGGAACAATAGATTATGAAGATCCGTTTGAAGCAGAAGATGACAGTTTCAATAGAGATATCCCACAGCTTCAAATGGTGGACTCTGGTTTGATGGATGCTTGTTCTGTGAGTGACTATGAACCTTTGGAGATGATTGATTACGAGGATGTTGGGTCTGCCTGCAAACCCCTAGCAGGCGCTGAAACGGGACCGGACTTTGGGGAAACTCAAAACTCTATTGTACCAGATGAAAAATCCTTCTCTGTCCCAATAAGTGATATAGCAGGAATTATCTATAACAGAAATGACCAAGCAGATCTTCATGGTGGTAATGACGGGTATTTCCCACAAATGCATGAACCGAGTAGCTTGGCAGCTCAGGACATTGATAAATTGAAAAGTTCCAAGTGGGATATTGGAGTGCTGACATCTCCTGTTTCTCCATGTTGTCTAGAAGGGTCTGATGCTGATCCTGACAATTGTGATGGTACAGGGACTCCCAACATTCTTTATGTAGATAAACTAGTTGTACATCATAATCATGATGTTCCGTTAGGCGCTAGTGCACTGAGTCCAGAAAATGATCTTTATGAAGCACCAGCAACTAGTGTTCACAAAGATAATAATGATCAACATCTTGTTGATGAAAAAAACTTTCTAGTAGGTCAGAAAGCTGCCACAAGTCAGGACAAGGATGTCGTCTATACCACGGACACCATCGGCAAG GAGGACATAGACAATCTAAAGATCGAGAAACATGGGGAACAACCAAAGAGTAAGCAGCGCAAAGCTATGGTACTGAAATCAGTTGCTGGGGGAGTTACACTACTTGGTGTGTTTCTCTTATTTCAACTCAG GAGAAAGGATGGTAAAGAGAAGATTAAAGAAACACTTGTACCTTCTGTTCAGATTAATAAACCAGGTCCTGGAGAAGCTTCCAGTTCCAGACAAAACAAACAACATGGTAACCGACTAGATAGAGTTTACCCTGGGGGAAATTTTGAATTTTAG
- the LOC113301298 gene encoding uncharacterized protein LOC113301298 isoform X2: MLGLTGIDLFSPSDVVEKKGSRRVCMCIRSLSKKARLRGLNVPDFDVVTYTIAMPTDMVKGIRRSLEKAQYRILTSADSDSGLDTRPKYCQKNWVADCVKQHDSYSEESDDAESNYNAFGSDSPVSSVSTHSTPVVEAQGEVERESGACQSMSISVMNGSHHEQHPESNYPPRAETLRDYTSERDYLGFESGNAGFVSHEGGNTLPFNLQRHTNSLGSNSVDRDSTCELIRSFSEEIEDFEVSSTYSGNSISGTVGTIDYEDPFEAEDDSFNRDIPQLQMVDSGLMDACSVSDYEPLEMIDYEDVGSACKPLAGAETGPDFGETQNSIVPDEKSFSVPISDIAGIIYNRNDQADLHGGNDGYFPQMHEPSSLAAQDIDKLKSSKWDIGVLTSPVSPCCLEGSDADPDNCDGTGTPNILYVDKLVVHHNHDVPLGASALSPENDLYEAPATSVHKDNNDQHLVDEKNFLVGQKAATSQDKDVVYTTDTIGKEDIDNLKIEKHGEQPKSKQRKAMVLKSVAGGVTLLGVFLLFQLRRKDGKEKIKETLVPSVQINKPGPGEASSSRQNKQHGNRLDRVYPGGNFEF; this comes from the exons ATGTTAGGATTGACAGGGATCGATCTATTTTCCCCATCAGACGTCGTCGAGAAGAAAGGTAGTCGAAGAGTTTGCATGTGCATTCGTTCCCTTTCAAAGAAAGCCAGGTTGAGAGGCTTAAAT GTTCCAGATTTTGATGTTGTCACCTATACAATAGCCATGCCAACGGATATGGTGAAAGGCATCCGCAGAAGCTTGGAGAAAGCACAATATAGAATTTTGACCTCTGCTGATTCAGATTCAGGCTTGGATACAAGACCAAAGTACTGTCAG AAAAACTGGGTTGCCGACTGTGTCAAACAGCATGATTCATATTCGGAAGAGTCTGATGATGCAGAAAGTAATTATAATGCATTTGGGTCTGATAGCCCTGTTTCAAGTGTTTCGACGCACAGTACACCTGTGGTGGAAGCTCAGGGTGAAGTGGAACGTGAAAGTGGTGCATGTCAGTCAATGAGCATTTCTGTGATGAACGGCTCACATCATGAGCAGCACCCAGAAAGTAATTACCCGCCAAGAGCAGAAACTTTGAGAGATTATACATCGGAAAGAGATTATCTTGGTTTTGAATCGGGTAATGCAGGTTTTGTTAGTCATGAGGGTGGAAACACGTTGCCGTTTAATTTACAGCGGCATACaaattctctcggctctaactcaGTAGATAGGGATTCAACATGCGAGCTTATAAGAAGTTTTTCCGAGGAAATAGAAGATTTTGAAGTATCTTCTACCTACAGTGGGAACTCTATCTCTGGTACAGTGGGAACAATAGATTATGAAGATCCGTTTGAAGCAGAAGATGACAGTTTCAATAGAGATATCCCACAGCTTCAAATGGTGGACTCTGGTTTGATGGATGCTTGTTCTGTGAGTGACTATGAACCTTTGGAGATGATTGATTACGAGGATGTTGGGTCTGCCTGCAAACCCCTAGCAGGCGCTGAAACGGGACCGGACTTTGGGGAAACTCAAAACTCTATTGTACCAGATGAAAAATCCTTCTCTGTCCCAATAAGTGATATAGCAGGAATTATCTATAACAGAAATGACCAAGCAGATCTTCATGGTGGTAATGACGGGTATTTCCCACAAATGCATGAACCGAGTAGCTTGGCAGCTCAGGACATTGATAAATTGAAAAGTTCCAAGTGGGATATTGGAGTGCTGACATCTCCTGTTTCTCCATGTTGTCTAGAAGGGTCTGATGCTGATCCTGACAATTGTGATGGTACAGGGACTCCCAACATTCTTTATGTAGATAAACTAGTTGTACATCATAATCATGATGTTCCGTTAGGCGCTAGTGCACTGAGTCCAGAAAATGATCTTTATGAAGCACCAGCAACTAGTGTTCACAAAGATAATAATGATCAACATCTTGTTGATGAAAAAAACTTTCTAGTAGGTCAGAAAGCTGCCACAAGTCAGGACAAGGATGTCGTCTATACCACGGACACCATCGGCAAG GAGGACATAGACAATCTAAAGATCGAGAAACATGGGGAACAACCAAAGAGTAAGCAGCGCAAAGCTATGGTACTGAAATCAGTTGCTGGGGGAGTTACACTACTTGGTGTGTTTCTCTTATTTCAACTCAG GAGAAAGGATGGTAAAGAGAAGATTAAAGAAACACTTGTACCTTCTGTTCAGATTAATAAACCAGGTCCTGGAGAAGCTTCCAGTTCCAGACAAAACAAACAACATGGTAACCGACTAGATAGAGTTTACCCTGGGGGAAATTTTGAATTTTAG
- the LOC113301126 gene encoding phosphoribosylaminoimidazole carboxylase, chloroplastic, whose product MKTPAAIMYNLLGEEEGEQGFALAHQLIGRALNVPGASVHWYNKPEIRKQRKMGHITIVGPSMVNVENKLKSLLSKEDKIADGQSQATPLVGIIMGSDSDLPIMKEAAKVLDIFGVPYEVRIVSAHRTPELMNVYAKSAHKRGIQVIIAGAGGAAHLPGMVASETPLPVVAVPIRGSQLGGLDSVLSMLQMPRGIPTAIVGINNAENAALLAVRTLAILYPDMQARMIQYQQDMTDDVLRKGDKLMDLGWEGYLDSR is encoded by the coding sequence ATGAAGACCCCAGCTGCTATCATGTACAATCTACTCGGTGAAGAGGAGGGTGAACAAGGATTTGCTTTAGCTCATCAACTAATTGGAAGAGCGTTGAATGTTCCTGGAGCTTCTGTTCACTGGTATAACAAGCCAGAAATACGGAAGCAGCGCAAGATGGGTCACATTACAATTGTTGGCCCCTCCATGGTCAATGTGGAAAATAAACTGAAGTCCTTGCTGAGTAAAGAAGATAAAATTGCAGATGGTCAGAGCCAAGCTACTCCGCTTGTTGGAATTATAATGGGTTCTGATTCAGATCTCCCTATCATGAAGGAAGCTGCGAAGGTGTTGGACATATTTGGCGTGCCTTATGAGGTACGAATAGTTTCAGCACACCGGACCCCCGAACTGATGAATGTTTATGCTAAATCAGCTCATAAGCGAGGCATTCAAGTTATAATTGCTGGTGCTGGTGGTGCAGCACACTTGCCAGGTATGGTGGCATCAGAAACTCCCCTACCTGTTGTAGCTGTTCCTATACGCGGCTCTCAGTTAGGGGGGCTCGACTCTGTCTTATCCATGCTCCAGATGCCAAGAGGTATTCCAACAGCTATCGTTGGTATAAATAACGCAGAAAATGCAGCTTTGCTTGCTGTAAGGACGCTGGCGATTTTATATCCCGATATGCAGGCTAGAATGATCCAATATCAGCAAGACATGACGGATGATGTCTTGAGGAAAGGAGACAAGTTAATGGACCTTGGTTGGGAAGGATATTTAGATTCTAGATAA
- the LOC113305505 gene encoding phosphoribosylaminoimidazole carboxylase, chloroplastic-like: protein MLLRCPFITSCGDRRYLISGLDSKTHHTATLEIQGLGVAMKSFKSGNGASSVQLKNHITCCRSSKEDSSSSVRQDEISVHGVSNKVVGVLGGGQLGQMLCQAASQMGIKVIVLDPLENCPASALAYGHVIGRFDDSAAVEEFAKRCGVLTFEIEHVDVAALGKLEQQGVDCQPKASAIRIIQDKYLQKIHFSQHGIPMPEFREINDEESAREAGDSFGYPLMIKSKRLAYDGRGNAVAHTKEDLSSCVAALGGYGHGLYVEKWAPFVAELAVIVARGKDGSLSCYPVVETIHKDNICHIVKAPAEIPWKIKELATDVAQRAVRSLDGAGVFAVELFLTKDEQILLNEVAPRPHNSGHQTIESCYTSQYE, encoded by the coding sequence ATGCTTCTTCGGTGTCCTTTTATCACATCCTGTGGTGACCGGCGTTATTTAATATCTGGCTTAGATTCTAAAACTCATCATACAGCAACCTTAGAAATTCAAGGTTTAGGCGTTGCGATGAAGAGTTTTAAGAGTGGAAATGGAGCTTCATCTGTTCAGCTCAAGAACCACATCACGTGTTGCCGATCATCCAAAGAGGATTCATCTAGTTCAGTCAGACAGGACGAGATATCTGTACATGGAGTGTCTAACAAAGTTGTTGGTGTCTTGGGAGGAGGGCAATTGGGTCAGATGTTATGTCAGGCAGCTTCACAGATGGGTATCAAAGTAATAGTTTTGGATCCGCTCGAGAACTGTCCAGCAAGTGCTCTTGCATACGGCCATGTAATTGGTAGATTTGATGATAGTGCTGCAGTTGAAGAATTTGCAAAGAGGTGCGGAGTATTGACTTTTGAAATTGAACATGTTGATGTTGCTGCGCTAGGAAAGCTTGAGCAACAAGGGGTAGATTGCCAGCCTAAAGCCTCAGCAATTCGAATAATTCAAGATAAATACCTTCAGAAAATACACTTTTCTCAGCACGGGATTCCAATGCCTGAATTTAGGGAGATAAATGACGAAGAAAGTGCAAGGGAAGCTGGGGACTCATTTGGGTATCCTCTTATGATCAAGAGCAAAAGGTTAGCCTATGATGGCCGTGGAAATGCTGTTGCTCATACCAAAGAGGATCTTTCTTCTTGTGTAGCTGCTCTTGGAGGATATGGTCACGGTTTATATGTCGAGAAGTGGGCGCCATTCGTGGCGGAGCTGGCTGTCATTGTTGCAAGGGGAAAGGATGGTTCCCTTTCATGCTATCCTGTGGTTGAAACCATTCACAAGGATAACATTTGTCACATAGTCAAAGCACCTGCAGAAATACCATGGAAGATCAAGGAACTTGCTACTGATGTTGCGCAAAGAGCTGTCAGGTCATTAGATGGAGCTGGTGTCTTTGCGGTCGAGTTGTTTCTGACCAAAGATGAGCAGATTTTGCTCAACGAAGTTGCTCCCAGACCTCACAATAGTGGGCATCAAACAATAGAATCTTGCTATACTTCACAGTACGAGTAG